One Nicotiana tomentosiformis chromosome 4, ASM39032v3, whole genome shotgun sequence genomic window carries:
- the LOC104090901 gene encoding pentatricopeptide repeat-containing protein At2g02750, which translates to MKNQITKLVANGLYKEAINLYSQLHSSSFVPTKFTFPCLFNACAKLKAIPQGKILHTHLIKYGFGTDVYAATSLTDMYMKLTLVDSALKMFDEIPQPNIASVNATISGFSQNGYHFEAFRMFGMLFSSLQFKPDSVTIASILSGCVNSNHGVQMHCWAIKIGVEMDIYAATSLLTMYLNCADCVSATRLFELVQNKNVVCYNAFISGLLQNGVDEVVLSVFKEMKKSLDEEPNAVTLISVLSATANLKNLKFGRQVHAFIVKVELQSHTMVGTALVDMYSKCAFWLCAYEMFKEMGGNRNLITWNSMITGMMLNEQTEKAVELFVELELEGLKPDSATWNSMIIGFSLLQKEAEAFMFFRKMLSAGVIPSMKSITSLLTACSSLSSLFCGQEIHGYILRAGKSIDEFVVTAIIDMYMKCGQFSLARKVFDKLEVKYDDPAVWNVMISGYGRNGEGEAAFEMFSLMLKEKVQPNSATLNCILSVCSHVGKLEKAWQVFNLMITDLGLTPTLKQLNIMVDLLARSGQLDEARELLQLIPKPSASVFASLLAASEHYSNAKMGEEMTKKLSELEPENPVPFVILSNLYARQGKWGDAERIRETINERGLEKLPGYSSVGVT; encoded by the coding sequence ATGAAGAATCAAATAACAAAATTGGTAGCCAATGGACTCTACAAAGAAGCCATTAACTTGTATTCCCAGCTCCACTCTTCTTCTTTTGTTCCCACCAAATTCACCTTCCCCTGTCTCTTCAATGCCTGCGCCAAGCTAAAGGCTATTCCACAAGGCAAAATACTCCATACCCATTTGATTAAATACGGATTCGGCACAGATGTATACGCAGCCACATCTCTTACTGATATGTACATGAAACTCACCTTAGTGGACAGTGCCTTAAAGATGTTCGACGAAATTCCTCAACcaaatattgcttcagtaaacgCTACCATTTCTGGGTTTTCCCAAAACGGGTATCATTTTGAAGCTTTTCGGATGTTTGGGATGTTATTTAGTAGTTTACAGTTTAAGCCGGATTCGGTTACTATAGCTAGTATTTTATCAGGATGTGTGAATAGTAATCATGGCGTTCAAATGCATTGCTGGGCTATAAAGATTGGTGTGGAAATGGACATATATGCAGCTACTTCGCTTTTGACTATGTATTTGAATTGTGCTGATTGTGTTTCTGCTACGAGGTTGTTTGAATTGGTTCAAAATAAGAATGTTGTGTGCTACAATGCTTTTATTTCTGGGCTGTTGCAAAATGGGGTGGATGAAGTGGTCCTGAGTGTGTTTAAGGAGATGAAAAAGTCACTAGACGAAGAACCGAATGCAGTGACTTTAATATCTGTTCTTTCTGCTACTGCTAATCTTAAGAATTTGAAGTTTGGTAGGCAAGTCCATGCGTTTATTGTGAAAGTCGAGTTACAATCTCATACAATGGTTGGAACTGCACTTGTAGACATGTATTCGAAATGCGCTTTTTGGTTATGTGCATATGAAATGTTCAAAGAGATGGGTGGCAACAGGAACTTGATAACGTGGAATTCGATGATTACTGGAATGATGTTGAATGAGCAAACAGAGAAAGCTGTTGAGCTTTTCGTGGAATTAGAATTGGAAGGATTGAAACCAGATTCAGCTACATGGAATTCAATGATCATTGGGTTTTCTCTGCTGCAAAAAGAGGCTGAAGCTTTTATGTTCTTCAGAAAAATGCTTTCTGCTGGTGTCATTCCCAGTATGAAATCTATTACTAGTCTTCTGACGGCGTGCTCGTCTCTATCCTCACTCTTTTGTGGCCAGGAGATTCACGGATATATTCTTAGGGCAGGAAAATCCATAGATGAATTTGTTGTCACCGCAATTATTGATATGTACATGAAATGTGGGCAATTTTCTTTGGCACGTAAGGTTTTTGATAAGTTGGAAGTAAAATATGATGATCCAGCTGTGTGGAATGTGATGATTTCAGGGTATGGAAGGAATGGAGAAGGTGAAGCTGCTTTTGAAATGTTCTCTCTGATGCTAAAGGAGAAAGTACAACCAAATTCAGCTACTCTGAATTGCATTTTGTCTGTGTGCAGCCACGTTGGTAAACTAGAGAAAGCATGGCAAGTTTTTAATTTGATGATCACAGATTTGGGCTTAACCCCAACTCTAAAGCAACTTAATATTATGGTTGATCTACTTGCTCGGTCTGGTCAGCTGGATGAAGCTAGAGAACTATTACAGCTCATTCCCAAACCTTCGGCATCTGTTTTTGCTTCTTTATTAGCAGCTTCTGAGCACTACTCTAATGCCAAGATGGGAGAAGAAATGACCAAAAAGCTCTCAGAATTGGAGCCAGAAAACCCTGTTCCCTTTGTAATTTTATCCAACCTTTATGCTAGACAAGGAAAATGGGGCGATGCTGAACGAATCAGAGAAACAATCAATGAAAGGGGACTCGAAAAACTACCAGGCTACAGTTCTGTAGGAGTGACATAA
- the LOC104090902 gene encoding serine/threonine-protein kinase PBL34-like isoform X1, whose translation MGLDGDGIKVESCESKGKKKKKEKEEKEGVEDTGCWIKLRFIGSCISSKSKVDSSISSISTICAENKSKNDTSKDQPIAQVISSTTTSNAESNSSTSKLEEELRVSSRLRKFTFNDLKLATRNFRPESLLGEGGFGCVFKGWIEENGTAPVKPGTGLTVAVKTLNHDGLQGHKEWLAEVNYLSDLIHQNLVNLIGYCIEDDQRLLVYEFMPRGSLENHLFRRSLPLPWSIRMKIALGAAKGLAFLHEEAERPVIYRDFKTSNILLDADYNAKLSDFGLAKDGPEGDKTHVSTRVMGTYGYAAPEYVMTGHLTSKSDVYSFGVVLLEMITGRRSMDKNRPNGEHNLVEWARPQLGERRRFYRLIDPRLEGHFSIKGAQKAAQLAARCLSRDPKVRPMMSEVVEALKPLPSLKDMASSSYYFQTMQADRVGFSPNTKDGLRTQRSFSRNGQLPPRSLSIPNGSHASPHHYQFPQNSPKPKPDGKS comes from the exons ATGGGATTAGATGGTGATGGTATAAAGGTGGAGTCTTGTGAATCaaaggggaagaagaagaagaaggagaaagaagaaaaagagggtGTAGAGGATACTGGTTGCTGGATTAAGTTGAGGTTTATTGGTAgctgtatttcctcaaaatctaaAGTTGACAGTTCCATCAGTAGCATCAGCACTATCTGTG CAGAAAATAAATCCAAAAATGATACAAGCAAAGACCAGCCCATTGCTCAGGTTATCTCATCAACGACCACAAGTAATGCGGAAAGTAACTCTTCTACCTCTAAACTTGAAGAGGAACTTAGAGTTTCTTCTCGGCTTCGGAAGTTCACATTTAATGATTTGAAGTTGGCCACGAGAAACTTCAGACCAGAATCCCTTCTTGGTGAAGGGGGTTTTGGCTGTGTCTTCAAGGGGTGGATTGAAGAGAATGGGACAGCACCTGTCAAACCCGGGACAGGGCTTACTGTTGCTGTGAAAACTCTAAATCATGATGGGCTTCAGGGTCATAAAGAATGGCTG GCTGAAGTAAATTATCTTAGCGATCTCATTCATCAAAATTTAGTTAACCTAATTGGCTACTGTATTGAAGATGATCAGAGGCTATTAGTTTATGAATTTATGCCACGAGGAAGCTTGGAAAATCATCTTTTCAGGA GGTCCCTGCCCCTTCCATGGTCTATCCGCATGAAGATAGCTCTTGGTGCGGCAAAAGGTCTTGCTTTTCTTCACGAGGAAGCAGAAAGACCAGTGATATACCGTGATTTCAAAACATCCAACATTCTGCTGGATGCG GATTACAATGCCAAACTTTCTGATTTTGGACTTGCCAAAGATGGTCCAGAGGGTGACAAAACTCATGTTTCTACGCGTGTCATGGGGACATATGGTTATGCAGCCCCGGAGTATGTGATGACAG GACATCTGACATCAAAGAGTGACGTGTACAGTTTTGGTGTAGTTCTGCTTGAAATGATAACAGGTAGGAGATCAATGGACAAGAACCGGCCCAACGGCGAACACAACCTTGTTGAATGGGCGCGGCCACAACTGGGTGAAAGGAGGAGATTTTACCGCTTGATAGATCCTAGACTTGAAGGTCATTTTTCTATTAAAGGCGCCCAAAAAGCTGCACAGTTGGCTGCTCGGTGCCTTAGCCGGGATCCCAAAGTCAGACCTATGATGAGTGAAGTGGTTGAAGCCTTAAAGCCATTACCAAGTCTCAAGGACATGGCAAGTTCATCTTACTATTTTCAGACCATGCAAGCGGACCGAGTTGGGTTCAGCCCAAATACCAAAGATGGCCTTAGAACACAGAGATCATTCTCAAGGAATGGACAACTGCCTCCAAGAAGTCTCTCAATTCCAAATGGTTCTCATGCTTCTCCACATCATTATCAGTTTCCTCAGAATTCACCAAAACCAAAACCAGATGGCAAATCATAG
- the LOC104090902 gene encoding serine/threonine-protein kinase PBL34-like isoform X2: protein MGLDGDGIKVESCESKGKKKKKEKEEKEGVEDTGCWIKLRFIGSCISSKSKVDSSISSISTICENKSKNDTSKDQPIAQVISSTTTSNAESNSSTSKLEEELRVSSRLRKFTFNDLKLATRNFRPESLLGEGGFGCVFKGWIEENGTAPVKPGTGLTVAVKTLNHDGLQGHKEWLAEVNYLSDLIHQNLVNLIGYCIEDDQRLLVYEFMPRGSLENHLFRRSLPLPWSIRMKIALGAAKGLAFLHEEAERPVIYRDFKTSNILLDADYNAKLSDFGLAKDGPEGDKTHVSTRVMGTYGYAAPEYVMTGHLTSKSDVYSFGVVLLEMITGRRSMDKNRPNGEHNLVEWARPQLGERRRFYRLIDPRLEGHFSIKGAQKAAQLAARCLSRDPKVRPMMSEVVEALKPLPSLKDMASSSYYFQTMQADRVGFSPNTKDGLRTQRSFSRNGQLPPRSLSIPNGSHASPHHYQFPQNSPKPKPDGKS, encoded by the exons ATGGGATTAGATGGTGATGGTATAAAGGTGGAGTCTTGTGAATCaaaggggaagaagaagaagaaggagaaagaagaaaaagagggtGTAGAGGATACTGGTTGCTGGATTAAGTTGAGGTTTATTGGTAgctgtatttcctcaaaatctaaAGTTGACAGTTCCATCAGTAGCATCAGCACTATCTGTG AAAATAAATCCAAAAATGATACAAGCAAAGACCAGCCCATTGCTCAGGTTATCTCATCAACGACCACAAGTAATGCGGAAAGTAACTCTTCTACCTCTAAACTTGAAGAGGAACTTAGAGTTTCTTCTCGGCTTCGGAAGTTCACATTTAATGATTTGAAGTTGGCCACGAGAAACTTCAGACCAGAATCCCTTCTTGGTGAAGGGGGTTTTGGCTGTGTCTTCAAGGGGTGGATTGAAGAGAATGGGACAGCACCTGTCAAACCCGGGACAGGGCTTACTGTTGCTGTGAAAACTCTAAATCATGATGGGCTTCAGGGTCATAAAGAATGGCTG GCTGAAGTAAATTATCTTAGCGATCTCATTCATCAAAATTTAGTTAACCTAATTGGCTACTGTATTGAAGATGATCAGAGGCTATTAGTTTATGAATTTATGCCACGAGGAAGCTTGGAAAATCATCTTTTCAGGA GGTCCCTGCCCCTTCCATGGTCTATCCGCATGAAGATAGCTCTTGGTGCGGCAAAAGGTCTTGCTTTTCTTCACGAGGAAGCAGAAAGACCAGTGATATACCGTGATTTCAAAACATCCAACATTCTGCTGGATGCG GATTACAATGCCAAACTTTCTGATTTTGGACTTGCCAAAGATGGTCCAGAGGGTGACAAAACTCATGTTTCTACGCGTGTCATGGGGACATATGGTTATGCAGCCCCGGAGTATGTGATGACAG GACATCTGACATCAAAGAGTGACGTGTACAGTTTTGGTGTAGTTCTGCTTGAAATGATAACAGGTAGGAGATCAATGGACAAGAACCGGCCCAACGGCGAACACAACCTTGTTGAATGGGCGCGGCCACAACTGGGTGAAAGGAGGAGATTTTACCGCTTGATAGATCCTAGACTTGAAGGTCATTTTTCTATTAAAGGCGCCCAAAAAGCTGCACAGTTGGCTGCTCGGTGCCTTAGCCGGGATCCCAAAGTCAGACCTATGATGAGTGAAGTGGTTGAAGCCTTAAAGCCATTACCAAGTCTCAAGGACATGGCAAGTTCATCTTACTATTTTCAGACCATGCAAGCGGACCGAGTTGGGTTCAGCCCAAATACCAAAGATGGCCTTAGAACACAGAGATCATTCTCAAGGAATGGACAACTGCCTCCAAGAAGTCTCTCAATTCCAAATGGTTCTCATGCTTCTCCACATCATTATCAGTTTCCTCAGAATTCACCAAAACCAAAACCAGATGGCAAATCATAG